A part of Anabas testudineus chromosome 7, fAnaTes1.2, whole genome shotgun sequence genomic DNA contains:
- the camta1a gene encoding calmodulin-binding transcription activator 1 isoform X3: MAAENKPEGLKKVRNPDRMYRSAVCYAGHGPPKSISDDTEMNNEHGHLKIYLPKKLLECLPKCTSLPKERHRWNTNEEIAAYLITFEKHEEWLTTSPKTRPQNGSMILYNRKKVKYRKDGYCWKKRKDGKTTREDHMKLKVQGVECLYGCYVHSSIIPTFHRRCYWLLQNPDIVLVHYLNVPAIEDCGKPCGPILCSINTDKKEWAKWTKEELIGQLKPMFHGIKWTCSNGNSSSGFSVEQLVQQILDSHQTKPPPRTHNCLCTGTLGAGSSVHHKCNSAKHRIISPKVDPRSGGYSSAHSEVQNNDVSEGKTEHNAHGGGKSSAGGGGGGSAREKRNGKVHKPVLLHQNSTEVSSTNQVEVPDTTQNSPVSISSGLNSDPDMADSPVVTGMSHVASVMSGLSQSVFMSEVTGDPVYSMSPTGAPNTHLMGADATSQGLVLSVTSDRHKFAFPSGGVGEPGSTAAGDGLSMLSTAGVSEELVLSSSLDAGTIKIPETNMNFDPDCFLNNPKQGQTYGGSALKTESNSSSTSSSSGGSSSTNGSLQRSPSMSDNGYTFSSALVKNIKTEDTSFEQQLAKESGYQVGAVVNCGSGVSVSSGAGSGQGNLTLTAAGSLLPSGGGLSPSTTLEQMDFSAIDAKQDYTSSATTVSYGQAMSSPHMQHHNRSPSFFLQDTSQTSQTQQGRPGMSQKTHLMEHNSHDSGAYMGLQVVKTDTPGSNGHLHHHHQAHQAQHRANCNGGSPTEAPGQAGSLQLLQYQGTFPGHEEVVGLEQPGSVSSGQAGATENGAENLLKPGDHIQGCGAGNGEGGGTEHYLQQASDGGGGGTGGAGEGVAIHNGNNNSDGSNHSQQQQQLQPLLQGTGMVQGLYNAVATHQGLAGAASNGGPGGAGMEISLDHFDISFGNQFSDLINDFISVDGSGTAMSAGGALYAHQLVASHSSDNQNTAGGPPQQGQEDGAARSSGYSPSELCLQPCCSPQSLSGGAGAGANTAEAGSLSYMNVAEVVSAAVAQGALGMLQATGRLFMVTDYSPEWSYPEGGVKVLITGPWQEASSNYSCLFDQISVPASLIQPGVLRCYCPAHDTGLVTLQVAVSNQIISNSVVFEYKARALPSLPSSQHDWLSLDDNQFRMSILERLEQMERRMAEMASHQQSSSAGSGGAGGGTGGTGGGGGGGGGGGGGGGNNSQSQCVSGQTQASSSFESRVVVVCEKMMSRACWAKSKHLIHSKTFRGMTLLHLAAGQGYATLIQTLIKWRTKHADSIDLELEVDPLNVDHFSCTPLMWACALGHLEAAVVLYKWDRRALAIPDSLGRLPLSIARSRGHTKLAECLEQLQREEQQPPAPLPATTRMSFSPAPDAPTTDSWMVNWANDTVVAPSGKKGGPAVTTTTSSTTSLNPDLRRPRSEPSNYYSSEGQRDLPLAKKHKPNPELFQTRPDKAMSVPLSLEQQQLHKLSSSPKSLSSEGLSSDKGLSTGGSTGTARWTSTESYSSSGLGRKVLGVGGGSSLGKEKLMNRLRQREHLGMLVMADRDMADAELLSYREDLENQDCLTQMDDLQVNMMTLAEHIIEATPDRIKRENFTAADSVPLDPSGVSNTMNWLANYLGDVEQLPSIIHLRSLYNEPLTPSSNPNLSPGGSPLREGPLDRSTLPSPADWSEFINASNSKVERDLAQLTLSDPEQRELYEAARLVQTAFRKYKGRPLREQQEVAAAVIQRCYKKYKQLTWIVLKYALYKKMTQAAILIQSKFRSYHEQKKFQQSRRAAVLIQQYYRSYKEFGRLKPHHRGAAAALVQHKLRGSLLTKRQDQAARKIMRFLRRCRHSPLMDHRLFKRGERIEKGQGT; the protein is encoded by the exons AACCCTGATATTGTGCTTGTCCACTATTTGAATGTTCCAGCCATTGAGGATTGTGGGAAACCATGCGGTCCAATCCTGTGCTCCATAAATACAGACAAGAAGGAGTGGGCCAAGTGGACCAAGGAGGAGCTCATTGGCCAGCTCAAGCCTATGT TTCATGGCATCAAGTGGACTTGCAGCAATGGGAACAGCAGCTCTGGCTTCTCAGTGGAGCAGCTAGTGCAACAGATTCTGGACAGCCACCAAACTAAGCCACCTCCCCGGACTCACAACTGCCTCTGCACGGGCACCCTGG GTGCAGGAAGTAGTGTGCACCACAAATGCAACAGCGCCAAACATCGCATCATCTCCCCTAAGGTGGACCCCCGCTCAGGGGGCTACAGCAGTGCTCACTCTGAGGTGCAAAACAACGATGTGTCAGAGGGGAAGACAGAGCACAATGCCCACGGTGGAGGCAAAAGCTCTGCGGGAGGAGGCGGAGGTGGCAGTGCCAGGGAGAAACGCAATGGCAAGGTCCACAAACCAGTCCTGCTGCACCAGAACAGCACAGAAGTGTCATCCACCAACCAGGTAGAGGTCCCTGACACCACGCAGAACTCCCCTGTCTCCATCAGCAGTGGCCTCAACAGTGATCCAGACATGGCTGACAGCCCTGTAGTAACAGGGATGAGCCATGTGGCCTCTGTCATGTCTGGCCTGTCCCagagtgtgtttatgtctgagGTCACTGGAGACCCTGTCTACAGCATGTCTCCTACCGGCGCTCCGAACACTCACCTGATGGGTGCAGATGCCACCTCACAGGGCTTGGTGCTGTCTGTGACCTCTGATCGTCACAAATTTGCCTTCCCCAGTGGAGGAGTAGGGGAACCTGGATCTACTGCAGCAGGAGATGGTCTGTCCATGTTGTCAACAGCTGGGGTATCTGAGGAACTGGTGCTCTCTAGCAGTCTGGATGCTGGAACCATCAAGATCCCAGAGACTAATATGAACTTTGACCCTGACTGCTTCCTGAACAACCCCAAACAGGGCCAGACCTATGGAGGCAGTGCACTGAAGACAGAGAGCAACTCTTCCTCAACCTCATCTTCCTCCGGTGGCAGCAGTAGCACCAACGGGAGTCTGCAACGCTCCCCTAGCATGTCAGACAATGGCTACACCTTCAGCTCAGCTTTGGTAAAGAATATCAAGACGGAAGACACTTCCTTTGAGCAACAGCTGGCCAAGGAGAGTGGCTACCAGGTGGGGGCAGTAGTGAACTGTGGCAGCGGGGTGTCTGTGTCATCTGGTGCTGGTTCAGGCCAGGGCAACCTtactctgactgcagcaggcTCCCTGCTTCCTTCTGGTGGGGGGCTGAGTCCCAGCACCACTCTGGAGCAGATGGATTTCAGTGCGATTGATGCCAAGCAAGACTATACTTCCAGTGCTACGACAGTGAGCTATGGTCAAGCCATGTCCAGTCCTCACATGCAGCACCACAATCGTTCACCCAGCTTCTTCCTTCAGGATACCTCTCAAACTAGCCAGACTCAGCAGGGGAGACCTGGCATGAGccagaaaacacatttgatggAGCACAACTCCCATGACTCTGGAGCTTATATGGGCCTGCAGGTGGTAAAGACAGACACCCCTGGTAGCAACGgccacctccaccaccatcaccagGCCCACCAGGCACAGCACAGGGCCAACTGTAATGGAGGCTCACCCACAGAGGCGCCTGGCCAGGCGGGCTCTCTCCAGCTGTTACAGTACCAGGGTACCTTTCCTGGACATGAGGAGGTGGTGGGTCTGGAGCAACCTGGCAGTGTGAGTTCAGGTCAGGCTGGAGCCACTGAGAATGGAGCTGAGAATCTTCTCAAGCCAGGAGACCACATCCAGGGTTGTGGCGCAGGAAACGGAGAGGGAGGGGGCACAGAGCACTACCTGCAACAAGCCTCAGATGGTGGCGGAGGAGGAACTGGAGGTGCGGGAGAAGGTGTAGCAATTCATAatggaaacaacaacagtgatggCAGCAACCACTcccaacagcaacagcagctgcagcctctcCTCCAAGGCACAGGCATGGTCCAGGGACTCTACAATGCTGTTGCAACCCACCAAGGCCTAGCTGGAGCAGCTAGTAATGGAGGGCCAGGGGGGGCAGGCATGGAGATCAGTCTGGATCACTTTGACATCTCTTTTGGAAACCAGTTCTCTGACCTCATTAATGACTTCATCTCAGTGGATGGCAGTGGAACCGCCATGTCAGCTGGAGGCGCCCTATATGCTCACCAGCTAGTCGCATCCCACAGCTCTGATAATCAGAACACAGCTGGTGGGCCCCCACAACAAGGACAAGAGGATGGAGCGGCCAGGAGCTCTGGCTACAGCCCTTCAGAGCTCTGCCTTCAACCCTGCTGCAGCCCGCAGTCGCTGAGTGGAGGTGCCGGAGCAGGGGCCAACACAGCAGAGGCAGGCTCACTGTCCTACATGAATGTTGCAGAGGTGGTTTCTGCAGCTGTAGCCCAGGGGGCCCTGGGGATGCTTCAGGCCACGGGCCGACTCTTCATGGTCACTGACTATTCCCCAGAGTGGTCCTACCCGGAG GGTGGAGTCAAGGTGCTGATCACTGGGCCCTGGCAGGAGGCCAGCTCAAACTACAGCTGCTTGTTCGACCAGATCTCTGTCCCAGCCTCACTCATCCAACCTGGGGTGCTGCGCTGTTACTGCCCAG CTCATGACACAGGTTTGGTGACGCTACAGGTGGCCGTCAGTAACCAGATCATCTCCAACTCAGTGGTTTTTGAGTACAAGGCCCGCGCTCTTCCTTCACTGCCATCGTCTCAGCATGACTGGCTGTCCCTAGATG ATAACCAGTTCAGAATGTCTATCCTGGAGCGCTTGGagcagatggagaggaggatggCAGAGATGGCCAGCCACCAGCAGTCGAGCAGTGCAGGGAGTGGCGGAGCTGGGGGAGGAACAGGGGGgacagggggaggagggggaggaggaggaggaggaggtggtggtggaggcaACAACAGCCAGTCACAG tgtgtatctGGCCAGACGCAAGCGAGCAGCTCCTTCGAGAGCCGTGTTGTGGTGGTCTGTGAGAAGATGATGAGCAGAGCTTGCTGGGCCAAGTCCAAACATTTAATCCACTCCAAGACCTTCAGAGGCATGACACTTCTTCACCTGGCTGCAGGCCAGGGCTACGCCACACTCATCCAGACACTCATCAAGTGGCG CACTAAACATGCTGATAGTATTGATTTGGAGTTAGAAGTGGACCCTCTCAACGTGGATCACTTCTCCTGCACACCTCTG ATGTGGGCATGTGCTCTGGGGCACCTGGAGGCAGCAGTGGTTCTGTATAAATGGGACAGACGTGCCCTGGCTATCCCAGATTCTCTGGGTCGCTTGCCCCTATCAATTGCCCGCTCTCGTGGCCATACCAAGTTGGCTGAATGTCTGGAGCAGCTacagagagaagagcagcagccaCCAGCCCCTCTACCGGCCACCACGCGCATGTCTTTCTCCCCAGCACCCGACGCCCCCACTACAGACAGCTGGATGGTCAACTGGGCAAACGACACCGTAGTAGCACCCAGTGGAAAGAAAGGAGGTCCAGCTGTGACTACAACCACATCCAGCACCACCAGCCTCAATCCAG ACTTGAGAAGGCCTAGATCAGAGCCCTCCAACTACTACAGCAGCGAGGGCCAAAGAGACCTTCCACTGGCTAAGAAGCATAAACCCAATCCAGAACTGTTTCAGACTCGGCCTGACAAGGCTATGTCTGTTCCTCTGAGCCTTGAGCAGCAACAGCTCCACAAATTGTCTTCTAGCCCCAAGAGCCTGTCTTCTGAGGGCCTGAGCTCAGACAAAGGCTTGTCTACAGGAGGCAGCACGGGGACAGCCAGGTGGACCTCTACTGAGAGCTACTCCAGCAGTGGCTTGGGGAGGAAGGTGCTGGGAGTCGGTGGAGGCAGCAGCCTTGGGAAGGAGAAATTGATGAACCGGTTACGTCAACGGGAACATCTAGGCATGTTGGTGATGGcagacagagacatggctgATGCAGAACTGCTATCCTATCGGGAGGATCTGGAGAACCAGGACTGTCTTACACAGATGGATGACCTGCAG GTGAATATGATGACTCTGGCAGAGCATATCATTGAAGCAACGCCAGACAGAATAAAAAGGGAGAACTTCACTGCTGCAGACTCTGTGCCCTTGGACCCATCGGGGGTCAGCAACACCATGAACTGGCTGGCCAACTACCTGGGAGATGTGGAACAGCTGCCGAGCATCATACACTTACG GTCTCTTTATAATGAACCCTTGACCCCATCATCCAACCCCAACCTCAGTCCTGGGGGGTCGCCACTAAGAGAGGGGCCTCTGGATAGGTCAACGCTCCCATCCCCAGCTGACTGGAGTGAGTTCATCAACGCCTCGAACAGCAAGGTGGAGCGAGACCTGGCCCAGCTGACTCTGTCAGATCCAGAGCAGAGGGAACTGTATGAGGCCGCCCGCCTAGTCCAAACTGCCTTCCGCAAGTACAAG GGACGGCCTCTCCGAGAGCAACAGGAAGTAGCTGCTGCAGTTATTCAACGTTGTtacaagaaatacaaacag CTAACATGGATAGTCTTGAAG TATGCACTTTATAAGAAGATGACGCAGGCCGCCATCCTTATCCAGAGTAAGTTCCGCAGCTACCACGAACAGAAAAAGTTCCAGCAGAGCAGGAGGGCCGCTGTGCTCATTCAGCAATACTACCGCAGCTACAAGGAGTTTGGCAGGCTGAAGCCCCATCACCGCGGGGCCGCTGCTGCCCTAGTGCAGCACAAACTGAG AGGTAGTCTGCTCACAAAAAGGCAGGATCAGGCTGCGAGGAAGATCATGAGGTTCCTACGTCGCTGCCGTCACAG CCCCTTGATGGACCATAGACTGTTCAAGCGG gGTGAAAGAATTGAAAAAGGCCAGGGAACATGA
- the camta1a gene encoding calmodulin-binding transcription activator 1 isoform X2: MAAENKPEGLKKVRNPDRMYRSAVCYAGHGPPKSISDDTEMNNEHGHLKIYLPKKLLECLPKCTSLPKERHRWNTNEEIAAYLITFEKHEEWLTTSPKTRPQNGSMILYNRKKVKYRKDGYCWKKRKDGKTTREDHMKLKVQGVECLYGCYVHSSIIPTFHRRCYWLLQNPDIVLVHYLNVPAIEDCGKPCGPILCSINTDKKEWAKWTKEELIGQLKPMFHGIKWTCSNGNSSSGFSVEQLVQQILDSHQTKPPPRTHNCLCTGTLGAGSSVHHKCNSAKHRIISPKVDPRSGGYSSAHSEVQNNDVSEGKTEHNAHGGGKSSAGGGGGGSAREKRNGKVHKPVLLHQNSTEVSSTNQVEVPDTTQNSPVSISSGLNSDPDMADSPVVTGMSHVASVMSGLSQSVFMSEVTGDPVYSMSPTGAPNTHLMGADATSQGLVLSVTSDRHKFAFPSGGVGEPGSTAAGDGLSMLSTAGVSEELVLSSSLDAGTIKIPETNMNFDPDCFLNNPKQGQTYGGSALKTESNSSSTSSSSGGSSSTNGSLQRSPSMSDNGYTFSSALVKNIKTEDTSFEQQLAKESGYQVGAVVNCGSGVSVSSGAGSGQGNLTLTAAGSLLPSGGGLSPSTTLEQMDFSAIDAKQDYTSSATTVSYGQAMSSPHMQHHNRSPSFFLQDTSQTSQTQQGRPGMSQKTHLMEHNSHDSGAYMGLQVVKTDTPGSNGHLHHHHQAHQAQHRANCNGGSPTEAPGQAGSLQLLQYQGTFPGHEEVVGLEQPGSVSSGQAGATENGAENLLKPGDHIQGCGAGNGEGGGTEHYLQQASDGGGGGTGGAGEGVAIHNGNNNSDGSNHSQQQQQLQPLLQGTGMVQGLYNAVATHQGLAGAASNGGPGGAGMEISLDHFDISFGNQFSDLINDFISVDGSGTAMSAGGALYAHQLVASHSSDNQNTAGGPPQQGQEDGAARSSGYSPSELCLQPCCSPQSLSGGAGAGANTAEAGSLSYMNVAEVVSAAVAQGALGMLQATGRLFMVTDYSPEWSYPEGGVKVLITGPWQEASSNYSCLFDQISVPASLIQPGVLRCYCPAHDTGLVTLQVAVSNQIISNSVVFEYKARALPSLPSSQHDWLSLDDNQFRMSILERLEQMERRMAEMASHQQSSSAGSGGAGGGTGGTGGGGGGGGGGGGGGGNNSQSQCVSGQTQASSSFESRVVVVCEKMMSRACWAKSKHLIHSKTFRGMTLLHLAAGQGYATLIQTLIKWRTKHADSIDLELEVDPLNVDHFSCTPLMWACALGHLEAAVVLYKWDRRALAIPDSLGRLPLSIARSRGHTKLAECLEQLQREEQQPPAPLPATTRMSFSPAPDAPTTDSWMVNWANDTVVAPSGKKGGPAVTTTTSSTTSLNPDLRRPRSEPSNYYSSEGQRDLPLAKKHKPNPELFQTRPDKAMSVPLSLEQQQLHKLSSSPKSLSSEGLSSDKGLSTGGSTGTARWTSTESYSSSGLGRKVLGVGGGSSLGKEKLMNRLRQREHLGMLVMADRDMADAELLSYREDLENQDCLTQMDDLQVNMMTLAEHIIEATPDRIKRENFTAADSVPLDPSGVSNTMNWLANYLGDVEQLPSIIHLRSLYNEPLTPSSNPNLSPGGSPLREGPLDRSTLPSPADWSEFINASNSKVERDLAQLTLSDPEQRELYEAARLVQTAFRKYKGRPLREQQEVAAAVIQRCYKKYKQLTWIVLKYALYKKMTQAAILIQSKFRSYHEQKKFQQSRRAAVLIQQYYRSYKEFGRLKPHHRGAAAALVQHKLRGSLLTKRQDQAARKIMRFLRRCRHRVKELKKAREHETRGEEEPPRYVTSLS, from the exons AACCCTGATATTGTGCTTGTCCACTATTTGAATGTTCCAGCCATTGAGGATTGTGGGAAACCATGCGGTCCAATCCTGTGCTCCATAAATACAGACAAGAAGGAGTGGGCCAAGTGGACCAAGGAGGAGCTCATTGGCCAGCTCAAGCCTATGT TTCATGGCATCAAGTGGACTTGCAGCAATGGGAACAGCAGCTCTGGCTTCTCAGTGGAGCAGCTAGTGCAACAGATTCTGGACAGCCACCAAACTAAGCCACCTCCCCGGACTCACAACTGCCTCTGCACGGGCACCCTGG GTGCAGGAAGTAGTGTGCACCACAAATGCAACAGCGCCAAACATCGCATCATCTCCCCTAAGGTGGACCCCCGCTCAGGGGGCTACAGCAGTGCTCACTCTGAGGTGCAAAACAACGATGTGTCAGAGGGGAAGACAGAGCACAATGCCCACGGTGGAGGCAAAAGCTCTGCGGGAGGAGGCGGAGGTGGCAGTGCCAGGGAGAAACGCAATGGCAAGGTCCACAAACCAGTCCTGCTGCACCAGAACAGCACAGAAGTGTCATCCACCAACCAGGTAGAGGTCCCTGACACCACGCAGAACTCCCCTGTCTCCATCAGCAGTGGCCTCAACAGTGATCCAGACATGGCTGACAGCCCTGTAGTAACAGGGATGAGCCATGTGGCCTCTGTCATGTCTGGCCTGTCCCagagtgtgtttatgtctgagGTCACTGGAGACCCTGTCTACAGCATGTCTCCTACCGGCGCTCCGAACACTCACCTGATGGGTGCAGATGCCACCTCACAGGGCTTGGTGCTGTCTGTGACCTCTGATCGTCACAAATTTGCCTTCCCCAGTGGAGGAGTAGGGGAACCTGGATCTACTGCAGCAGGAGATGGTCTGTCCATGTTGTCAACAGCTGGGGTATCTGAGGAACTGGTGCTCTCTAGCAGTCTGGATGCTGGAACCATCAAGATCCCAGAGACTAATATGAACTTTGACCCTGACTGCTTCCTGAACAACCCCAAACAGGGCCAGACCTATGGAGGCAGTGCACTGAAGACAGAGAGCAACTCTTCCTCAACCTCATCTTCCTCCGGTGGCAGCAGTAGCACCAACGGGAGTCTGCAACGCTCCCCTAGCATGTCAGACAATGGCTACACCTTCAGCTCAGCTTTGGTAAAGAATATCAAGACGGAAGACACTTCCTTTGAGCAACAGCTGGCCAAGGAGAGTGGCTACCAGGTGGGGGCAGTAGTGAACTGTGGCAGCGGGGTGTCTGTGTCATCTGGTGCTGGTTCAGGCCAGGGCAACCTtactctgactgcagcaggcTCCCTGCTTCCTTCTGGTGGGGGGCTGAGTCCCAGCACCACTCTGGAGCAGATGGATTTCAGTGCGATTGATGCCAAGCAAGACTATACTTCCAGTGCTACGACAGTGAGCTATGGTCAAGCCATGTCCAGTCCTCACATGCAGCACCACAATCGTTCACCCAGCTTCTTCCTTCAGGATACCTCTCAAACTAGCCAGACTCAGCAGGGGAGACCTGGCATGAGccagaaaacacatttgatggAGCACAACTCCCATGACTCTGGAGCTTATATGGGCCTGCAGGTGGTAAAGACAGACACCCCTGGTAGCAACGgccacctccaccaccatcaccagGCCCACCAGGCACAGCACAGGGCCAACTGTAATGGAGGCTCACCCACAGAGGCGCCTGGCCAGGCGGGCTCTCTCCAGCTGTTACAGTACCAGGGTACCTTTCCTGGACATGAGGAGGTGGTGGGTCTGGAGCAACCTGGCAGTGTGAGTTCAGGTCAGGCTGGAGCCACTGAGAATGGAGCTGAGAATCTTCTCAAGCCAGGAGACCACATCCAGGGTTGTGGCGCAGGAAACGGAGAGGGAGGGGGCACAGAGCACTACCTGCAACAAGCCTCAGATGGTGGCGGAGGAGGAACTGGAGGTGCGGGAGAAGGTGTAGCAATTCATAatggaaacaacaacagtgatggCAGCAACCACTcccaacagcaacagcagctgcagcctctcCTCCAAGGCACAGGCATGGTCCAGGGACTCTACAATGCTGTTGCAACCCACCAAGGCCTAGCTGGAGCAGCTAGTAATGGAGGGCCAGGGGGGGCAGGCATGGAGATCAGTCTGGATCACTTTGACATCTCTTTTGGAAACCAGTTCTCTGACCTCATTAATGACTTCATCTCAGTGGATGGCAGTGGAACCGCCATGTCAGCTGGAGGCGCCCTATATGCTCACCAGCTAGTCGCATCCCACAGCTCTGATAATCAGAACACAGCTGGTGGGCCCCCACAACAAGGACAAGAGGATGGAGCGGCCAGGAGCTCTGGCTACAGCCCTTCAGAGCTCTGCCTTCAACCCTGCTGCAGCCCGCAGTCGCTGAGTGGAGGTGCCGGAGCAGGGGCCAACACAGCAGAGGCAGGCTCACTGTCCTACATGAATGTTGCAGAGGTGGTTTCTGCAGCTGTAGCCCAGGGGGCCCTGGGGATGCTTCAGGCCACGGGCCGACTCTTCATGGTCACTGACTATTCCCCAGAGTGGTCCTACCCGGAG GGTGGAGTCAAGGTGCTGATCACTGGGCCCTGGCAGGAGGCCAGCTCAAACTACAGCTGCTTGTTCGACCAGATCTCTGTCCCAGCCTCACTCATCCAACCTGGGGTGCTGCGCTGTTACTGCCCAG CTCATGACACAGGTTTGGTGACGCTACAGGTGGCCGTCAGTAACCAGATCATCTCCAACTCAGTGGTTTTTGAGTACAAGGCCCGCGCTCTTCCTTCACTGCCATCGTCTCAGCATGACTGGCTGTCCCTAGATG ATAACCAGTTCAGAATGTCTATCCTGGAGCGCTTGGagcagatggagaggaggatggCAGAGATGGCCAGCCACCAGCAGTCGAGCAGTGCAGGGAGTGGCGGAGCTGGGGGAGGAACAGGGGGgacagggggaggagggggaggaggaggaggaggaggtggtggtggaggcaACAACAGCCAGTCACAG tgtgtatctGGCCAGACGCAAGCGAGCAGCTCCTTCGAGAGCCGTGTTGTGGTGGTCTGTGAGAAGATGATGAGCAGAGCTTGCTGGGCCAAGTCCAAACATTTAATCCACTCCAAGACCTTCAGAGGCATGACACTTCTTCACCTGGCTGCAGGCCAGGGCTACGCCACACTCATCCAGACACTCATCAAGTGGCG CACTAAACATGCTGATAGTATTGATTTGGAGTTAGAAGTGGACCCTCTCAACGTGGATCACTTCTCCTGCACACCTCTG ATGTGGGCATGTGCTCTGGGGCACCTGGAGGCAGCAGTGGTTCTGTATAAATGGGACAGACGTGCCCTGGCTATCCCAGATTCTCTGGGTCGCTTGCCCCTATCAATTGCCCGCTCTCGTGGCCATACCAAGTTGGCTGAATGTCTGGAGCAGCTacagagagaagagcagcagccaCCAGCCCCTCTACCGGCCACCACGCGCATGTCTTTCTCCCCAGCACCCGACGCCCCCACTACAGACAGCTGGATGGTCAACTGGGCAAACGACACCGTAGTAGCACCCAGTGGAAAGAAAGGAGGTCCAGCTGTGACTACAACCACATCCAGCACCACCAGCCTCAATCCAG ACTTGAGAAGGCCTAGATCAGAGCCCTCCAACTACTACAGCAGCGAGGGCCAAAGAGACCTTCCACTGGCTAAGAAGCATAAACCCAATCCAGAACTGTTTCAGACTCGGCCTGACAAGGCTATGTCTGTTCCTCTGAGCCTTGAGCAGCAACAGCTCCACAAATTGTCTTCTAGCCCCAAGAGCCTGTCTTCTGAGGGCCTGAGCTCAGACAAAGGCTTGTCTACAGGAGGCAGCACGGGGACAGCCAGGTGGACCTCTACTGAGAGCTACTCCAGCAGTGGCTTGGGGAGGAAGGTGCTGGGAGTCGGTGGAGGCAGCAGCCTTGGGAAGGAGAAATTGATGAACCGGTTACGTCAACGGGAACATCTAGGCATGTTGGTGATGGcagacagagacatggctgATGCAGAACTGCTATCCTATCGGGAGGATCTGGAGAACCAGGACTGTCTTACACAGATGGATGACCTGCAG GTGAATATGATGACTCTGGCAGAGCATATCATTGAAGCAACGCCAGACAGAATAAAAAGGGAGAACTTCACTGCTGCAGACTCTGTGCCCTTGGACCCATCGGGGGTCAGCAACACCATGAACTGGCTGGCCAACTACCTGGGAGATGTGGAACAGCTGCCGAGCATCATACACTTACG GTCTCTTTATAATGAACCCTTGACCCCATCATCCAACCCCAACCTCAGTCCTGGGGGGTCGCCACTAAGAGAGGGGCCTCTGGATAGGTCAACGCTCCCATCCCCAGCTGACTGGAGTGAGTTCATCAACGCCTCGAACAGCAAGGTGGAGCGAGACCTGGCCCAGCTGACTCTGTCAGATCCAGAGCAGAGGGAACTGTATGAGGCCGCCCGCCTAGTCCAAACTGCCTTCCGCAAGTACAAG GGACGGCCTCTCCGAGAGCAACAGGAAGTAGCTGCTGCAGTTATTCAACGTTGTtacaagaaatacaaacag CTAACATGGATAGTCTTGAAG TATGCACTTTATAAGAAGATGACGCAGGCCGCCATCCTTATCCAGAGTAAGTTCCGCAGCTACCACGAACAGAAAAAGTTCCAGCAGAGCAGGAGGGCCGCTGTGCTCATTCAGCAATACTACCGCAGCTACAAGGAGTTTGGCAGGCTGAAGCCCCATCACCGCGGGGCCGCTGCTGCCCTAGTGCAGCACAAACTGAG AGGTAGTCTGCTCACAAAAAGGCAGGATCAGGCTGCGAGGAAGATCATGAGGTTCCTACGTCGCTGCCGTCACAG gGTGAAAGAATTGAAAAAGGCCAGGGAACATGAGACCCGAGGGGAAGAAGAGCCCCCTCGCTATGTGACATCACTCTCCTga